The DNA sequence CGTAACACACCGGTCTCCTGTTTGTTGTTCACATGCAGAACACAAGAGAAATCTGATAACAAGTGGTCACTGGAGGCAGATGAAAATGCAAGCTAACTGCCAAATAGACCGGAAACACTGATCTGTCAACGTATGTAAATccctgaaaaaaacagaaatacaattaAGTCCACTGGAGTCATTTCCTGGTGACCGATAGAAATGACAAACCTAAGTCTGCATCCTTCTccctttgtttttgcttttaaacagcCACAGGTGAGGATGTGATCCTACCTTGTACTTGTGCTCGGAGCGGTCTGTACCGTTTGCCTTCAGAGAGGTGAAGTGGCTGCACTGGGGACAGGGCTTTGTGCTAGAGTCCAGCTGACTAAGCTCCAAAAAGTACTGGTACTTTGCCACCTCTTCATTGCTCAATTGGGAAATAATTAATCCCTCCTCCAGGGTGCCGGTACACTCCAGGATTGGACAGCCGATGAgaactttgcccatcctcacctgaaagaaaaaactCATTCAATTGCAAATTTGTAAGAGAAGAAACATGCCTGTGCTTCTCCTGCAGCATCAGCTGTTCAGCAGTGCAAGAGTGTGCAGGTCTGGCCACTGTGGGTTTGTCTGATTAACAAGTATCTACACactgaatgaattcacacaactGATGGGATCTAGTGAATAACTTACCCCAAAGTAGGAGTGTAAAACAGATGAGTGGGATGCTAAAAGAAGCAGAGTGGAAGCTAATGTGTCTAAAAACACTGTGAGTTGATGTGATATATTATCTGGAGTCATATGGAGACAGATTTTAAAAACGTTTTCTGCACAGCctcttgaaaaagtattcatacctcttgaacatCTTCACGTTTTTTCTACTTTCCATGTAGTAGCCAGTGAGCACAAAGTGGAGTATAATTTTGAGTTTGACGAAAACAGATGCGAGATTTTCCAGTACTCGTGCATGTGTATTCAGCCTCATCTATTATgacactcctaaataaaatctaattcaaCAAATCCCCCACGGAAATCACCTAACTATTAAACACAAACCACCTGTGTGTAGCCAAATATCACTACAAATACTTCTGTGCTGTTAAGGCCTCAGAGTTTTCTTACAGAACTTTAGTGAccaaagagcatcatgaagatcgaGGAACGCACCAGAGAGATGAGTCTGGGACAAatttgtggagaggtttaacaACAAGGTCAGGTTatcaaaacaatatcccaaacttaTGCTAAATATCTTCTTTGGTGcctacataaacacacacacacagacaataaGCACCAAATGTATCTTTGCAGGCATGATAACCATGACGGTTGTGTTTAACCACACTAAGGGTCTGATGGCCACTGCCTAGTGAGACTGGCTCGACGGGGTTTTTACTCACAAACACGTGCCGCATTGTGTGGTCGGTGTGATTCTTGCTTGAATGTGTTCAGTCTCAGATGACAGCCGCTGAACATGTTGCATCAACGGTCGGTATGGACCAAACAAGGCCTGTGTAACGCACTGTAAACAGCAATGTTGAATAATATCCAGTTGTTGGTTCATTTCCACAATAGACTTTGATAccaggaaacatttttattctgagACTGCAATAGTATGGCTCTGCATGCTTCaatgttaaataaagattttatttaaccGAAAGAAACTCCCATTATAGCCTCTCAGGTTACACAAGAATGGAGAAAAGTTATTTTTAGCAACAAACTCTTTAAGAACTATTTAAATCTAACCCCAACTgcacaaaaacaacagatttcACATTAAGATTATTTATTCAGCATAAAGGTAGCTGTCTGGAGTCCCAACAGTAAGGCCTTGACTTGACCGGTCGATTGCAACACTTCTGTTGGGAGAGTTACAACTATGTTTAGGATTACTGCGTTGTAATGTTCCAGTTTGGCCTCACATTCAACCCTATACTTTATTATACTGTGGAGTTCATCATTGTCTTAATGAATGCAAGGTGCCAGGAGATGGTGGCTGCAGGACAAGCTCAAAGTATTTGTGCCGATTTGAAGCATTTTGACTTCAACAAACAAGGTCTTGTGATCCATTCAGATAAAACTTCCTTGTTATTTTTCTGAGGATATAGCCATTCAAACAGCTTCTtcagtctctttgtttttgtactgtgatgaactcgtactcgtcgtcttccgcttatccgggaccgggtcgcgggggcagcagactcagcagagacgcccagacgtccctctctccagacacctcctccagctcctccagggtgagcccaaggcgttcccaggccagccgagagacatagtccctccagcgtgtcctgggccgtcccctgggcctcctcccggtgggacgtgcctggaactcctcccgaggaaggcgtccaggaggcatcaggtatagatgcccgagccacctcaactggctcctctcaatgtggaggagcagcggctctactccgagcccctcccggatggccgagctcctcaccctatctctaagcgagtgcccggccaccctacggaggaagctcatttcagatctcgttctttcggtcatgacccaaagttcatggccataggtgagggtaggaacgtagaccgaccggtaaattgagagctttgcttttcggctcagctctctcttcaccacaacggaccggcacagtgcccccattactgtggcagccgcactgatccgtctgtcgatctcccgctccattcttccctcactcgtgaacaagaccccgagatactttaaactcctccacttgaggcaggaactccccttcaacctgaagaggacaagccacccttttccgatcgagtaccatggcctcggacttggaggagctgatcctcatgccagccgcttcacactcggctgcaaaccacaccagcgcatgctgtaggtcttggctagagggggccagcaggaccacgtcatccgcaaaaagaagagacaaaatccactggtccccaaaccagaccccctccagcccttggctgcatttAGAAATCCtgcccataaaagttatgaacaggaccggtgacaaagggcagccctaccggagtccaacatgcaccgggaacaggtccgacttagtgcaggcaatgcggaccaaactcctgctctgctcgtacagggaccggatggcccttaataaagggcccccgattccatactcctggagcaccccccacagggcatcacgagggacacagtcgaatgccttctccaggtccacaaaacacatgtgaaccggttgagcaaactcccatgaaccctcgagcaccctgtagagggtatagagctggtccagtgttccacggctgggacgaaaaccacactgctcctcctgaagtcgaggttcgactatcggttggACTCTCCtatccaataccctggcgtaggccttaccagggaggctgaggagtgtgatccccctgtagttggaacacaccctccgatctcccttcttatgaagggggaccatcaccccagtctgccagtccagaggcactgtccccgactgccacgcaatgttgaagaggcgtgtcaaccatgacagccctacaacatccagacttgaggtactcagggcggatctcatccacccccgaagccttgccaccgcggagctttttaaccacctcggagacttcagcctgggtgatgaaagagtccaaccccgagtcccctccttcttcaacttgacagcatcccttactgccggtgtccaccaccgggttctgggattgccgcctggtggccgggttgctcctcgcgggacccggccgggccaagcccgaacgagagacgcgaggccatcccccagtgggcccaccacctgcagggggaaccgtgagggaccggtgcaaagaggattgggtggcggatgaaggtggagacctcagcggcccgatccccggatgcttaggatggctctagggacgtggaatgtcacctcgctgggggggaaggagcctgagcttgtgcgggaggtcgagagatatcgactagaaatagtcgggctcgcctccacgcacagcgtgagctctggaacccatctccttgagaggggttggactctcttccactctggagtggcccacggggagagacggcgggctggtgtgggtttgcttgttgccccccaactcagccgtctcgtgttggggtttaccccagtggatgagagggtcgtatccctgcgccttcgggttgaggtctctgactatcatttcagcctacgggccgagtgctagtgcagagtacccggccttcttggcgtccctgttgggggtgctggatagtgcccctcccggggactccattattctgctgggggacttcaacacccacgtggggaacgacagtgacacctggagaggcgtgatcgggaggaatggcctccccgatctgaatccgagtggtgtattgttattggacttcagtgctagtcacggattgtccataacgaacaccatgttcaaacataagggtgtccatcagtgcacttggcaccaggataccctaggcaggaggtcgatgatcgactttgttgtcgtatcatcagaccttcggccgcatgttttggacactcaggtgaagagaggggctgagctgtccactgatcatcacctggtggtgagttggatccgctggaggaggagaaagccggacagacttggcaggcccaagcgcatagtgagggtctgctgggaacgcctggcggagccctcggccagggatgtattcaactcccacctccgggagagcttcgaccagatcccgggggatgttggagacatagagtccgagttcaccatgttctccgcatctattgtcgatgttgCCgtctgtagctgcggccgtaaggccGTAAAGTCTGTGATGAACTCTAACATATAATGTGCTGAGGTATCTGTGGTTTTTCCACTTTATCTGAACTTTGGGATGAATTTGCTGGGATATCTATTCCTCTAAGGATTGGCACCTATATTCAGTGTACTCCCAGTGTACTCCCAATCGTTCTCACTCCAgaataataaactacaaaaatccTTGGAAATGACACCATAATTGATTACTTATAACTTTTTGTAAAAATTGCTTCTCATATGTCAATTCCGTTCTCTTTCCATCCTGTCATTGTGTTACCACACACTTGTATGCTCCAGCAGCaggtgtgattttttttctcacacacaCCATTTCCATTTGGCTTCACTTTTGCTTGATAACAAAAGGTAATGTGGAATCTTTTAGGTGACAAGATATTACTTTATGTATTTCCAAAAATATTCCTCTGGCATAAAGAGGCTTGGTAATAGCAAATATTTCGCAACTATGATCCTTGTTGCAACATGTTTTTGGAGATAAACCAGTACAATCCAGTCTCCTTCAACCCAGTCTGACATAATGCTTACTCTACATACTTGACACCAAGCCCATGAGCTAAAATCAGCCTGTGGTGCATTAACGAGTATAAAAAACCCACCTCCAGGCAAGCGTTTTCATGACccattttagtttcagtttgtttattaTCTGATGGTGCAAAGTAacacaactgcaaacaaaaTCTACTTTAAATAACtgattaaactgttttatataaACAGATTCAAGCAGATTACAACGGCTGCAACTTCCAAGCGGCCTAAGTGATGTGGAAAGCTTTATATATGTTTAATAAACCCATTAAAGTGTTTACAACATACCAACTCATGAAGGAGGGGATGCTTAAAGAAACAAATCCTCTCTGAAAACCTTGAAAGGGGAAagaaatatacttttttttgtttcatctgcAAAATGCTGATTGAAGGACAAGGACTTTCATCAATCAATTATTAATGTGCCTGATATATTACACtaaattactggaaaaatggTACAAATCTCAGTAGAAGTTGTGTCTTTGTGAAACTATTTGCCCAGATTCTCCTGTGTCCCCGTTGTCTCCGTTTTGACTGCAGATGTCTGCGACACACGGCTGCTAACAAAAATAGGAAGTAATCCAGAAGAGGACAGGCCCTCATTTGTTGCTTTGTTAAACAGCAGCCGATGATGTACCACAGCATAAAAGTAAACCATTTGAAGGCAGGATCTGAACAGGGACCACAGTTTACAAAGTCTGCTATTATATAAACTATTTCTGCTTCTTTTGGTGCCTTGACCTAGTTTCACAAAAAATGTACTTGTCACAAGACAAAGAGACCTGCAGGTGCTGACTTGTAACATTTAgttaatatttcataaaacGGTGCTCCATTTGTTATTTAATCTTGAACCGAGTAGGTCGACCCATAGTCTAGATACTCTTCTAAGTGTTTACATGTGGGGTCATCTCCTGGTGAACTTCCCAGGACTGTGAGCCAGACCCAAATGCCTCTGGGATGCTAAATATGGTGTATGAAAGTGTGACAAAGAAGAATGTGCTTTAAGACTCATCAACCGGCTGATATTTCCCAGCAATGATTGTTTACAGGACAGGAGATAACACTCCCCACCTTCCCCCATCCATTAGTGGTTGCTCAAATTCTTTGAAAACCCTTCATGACACCAGGTAGGAGTTTTGGAAATGAACAATCTGGCTCAACCAGGGCAACACTGCGTTGGAGGGGACACAAGCGCTTCAGTCTGTTGCTAATTTAGGGGCTCTTTGACTATTTTCAAACAAATTAGGACTGCATTGGATCTCCTCTAGTTCAAAATCGTAAACGCCTAGATTAGTCAAACTTGAATGGCAATACTCTACGGACTGAACTCCTCAACCAACTGTAAGACTGGGTCCAGCTACCCTCCGgtgaaagctcatttcagccacttgtagcCGGGACTGCGTTCCtttggtcatgatccatatctcatggcCATATGTGAGAGCTGTAACGTAGACAGACCAGTAAATTAAGAGCTTTTGCTTTATGGCTCAGcactttcttcaccacaaccgACCAAAGCAGCACCCACATTACTGCAGACAAAGCCCTAACCCATCTGTCCATCTCACgttccatcctaccatcacttGTGAGCAAAACACCAAGATACTCCTCCGCCTGAGGCAGAGACTGATATATATTGTCGGCTCACATTGCCCAACAACTTTATAATGACAAAGAGACCCCGACATCCATCATTACTTCTGTAAacagtgtgctgctgtgtgCCTAGTGTGCCTGCAGGTCACTTTGGGGTTGTGAACTGTTCAGACTGAAGTCCGATGGTGGTCGTATTTAAATAGCAGTTGGAACGACCACAAAGGAAAAAATACGGATTTCAGCTAAAAATTTAAATTGAGcatcaagacctgcagtgtgagtATAGCCTACACTCATTTCTGTTATCTAGACTCTGATGTTTCACATTAAAATGGGTCATAGTTAatttgtgattttaaacacaaatgtaCGGACAACACACAGAGCAATTTGACGAGTATGATGCATTAAACCCTCAAATCtagataaataaacaaaaagtgttttcagaaacatgcattttattaaattaatgcaCTTGATTTTACTTACTAACCTTTAGCTTCTAACAAGAACAAACTTCTGAGTAATCCGTCTGTGTTTTAGGTACATAACTTTCAGCTCTGCTGACATATCTCTCACAAAGGTTTTGTGGTGAAAGTCAGACCTAATAGGTCTCTGAGGAGAAACAAAATAGGAAATGTGTTATTTATATACTGCTATCTCTTTCACCTTTAATTGCTCTCAGGATATTGACTGATTAAGAGGTGCGCTTGCTGCTCTTGACCTCTAATCTGCAAACCCAGCCTGCTCCAGAGCAGATTAGGTTTCCAGCATAAATTACGATGGTGAGAGACGCGGGTAGGAAGTGACCCAGCTTTACCATACAGCTTTGTTACCTCAAAAAGCCGGTAATGCTGCTTTGTACCACAGGCCCTTTGACTAAATTATTCTACAATTACAGACCTTAAAAACACTGTCTGAAATTGTGAAGTGAGTCAATAACTGACTGCTGGACAACAACGAGCAGTCCATTATActgtatttttgtattaaatatcttattttagtgttttatataatttttttattttattaaaaataatgttgttttcattagctgtaagctacAACAAtcaaaataaccaaaataaatgtgtcACATGTCAGAACATTCCAGGCACTTGTGAGAAATCTGATATATAAAGTTTATGTGTCGTTTGTGCAGCTCATTGAACAGTCTTATTGTAATATTTTCACATCCATCTCTTAGTGCGCTAAGATACCAGTCGGCTCTGTGGAAACATTGGTATGCAAgtcttttataatttatttattttatttttttctctcttctcttttttatatgtcgtgttgttgttttcttgtggaCCATGAGTCTGTTGAATAAagtaatcaatcaatcaaatgtTTACAATGCATCATTCTGAGAGTAATGACTTTATATATTGAATTACTTTCACTTATTGACTTGgaatgaatttactttttggtgatattttaattaaagaagGTAGATTTAGAAGAACAGGCGTGCACAGGGCAGCATTCATGCAAAAACCCCACTGCTAACACCAACCTGGGTGCTGACGTAGAGTTTCAGACACTCGTCACACACGGCCTTCCCGCAGCAGGGCAGGGATGCGATGGTTTTCTCCTCCAGGCACACCCAACAACACTCTATCCCATTCTCCGCAACGACCAGCGATCTTTTAAAGTGGTAGTCCCAGTACGGGTCCAACATGTCACCCAGCGTATCCAGCTCCGGTTCGGTGCCCAGATCCCCCACCTTTACCGTCTCCAAGTTTGTTTCTGTTCCTTCGGATGTAACAGCGTCATCGTGGCCGTCCGTGATTTTAGCGTCTGTCCGATGAGTGTCGTTGGCAATGCAGTAAACCGTACAATAGACGTGCTCTTTAGCACTAAACGACTCACCTAACGTCACAGTGTTGTTGTCATCCTCAGCTTTAAGATGGCACTTCTCTCCAACCGTTAAATATTTCACTCCTGCAACGTCTGAAGTCTTCAACTCGCTTAGGGGTGGCTCGTTTTCATCACCTTCTCCTCCCGTCACCACGTCCGACTTTTGACACTCACCACATTGTGCTCCATGTACGTCCTTACAGTCGTTCCCACCACTTTCTCTACCCGCTCCATGTTCCCCTCCGCTCTGCATCCGACGTTTTGTACTTAAACGGTGAGAGGGCGACTTGGAATCCCCAAAATTCCTCCTTAGTACCTCCACAGCGCtcgccctcctcctcctccctgctGCTCCGACTCCTCCGCTGTtgcagttgttgttgttgttgcccTCTGCATCTCTCTCTCCGTCGCCGCTCCTCGTCCACGCCCTCCCGTCGACCCCGTCGAGGGATAACCGGGAGTTTGACCGGATGACAGGTCGGTTCAGGTCCCCAACCGGCAGCTTAACTTTATCGTCCGTGATGGAAGTTCCTGTCGGCTGGTTGCGGGACAATTTCTTCCTTCCCTCTTCGAAATTGCTCATAAAGCTCGGCATCTTGCAAGCGTCAGCTATCGGTTTTTCATCTTCCATCCCCGATTTAGCTCTCCCCATTTAGCGAGCGGGTCTGCCCCAGGAGGACCTCTGTCTGTCGGCCTTCCTCTGCTCCTCCAACTCCTactaccaaaacaaaacaaagcgaACAGCTCGCTGCTTCCCGGTGTTGTCGTAAGCACCGAGGAGAGCAGTGATAGGCCGATGGGAAACCTAGTGGTGGAGTGAAGAGATGCTCTGCTACTAAAGCAATGGAGAGTCGTCTTTACAGATGAAACAGATAATAATAAAGctaaaaataagagaaatataCGAAATATAATACAATCTGCAAAAGTTGTTCTGTTCTTCCTCCATCCTCTCTTTCATTTTTCTGCCCTTCATTATTTTCGTCCTCATATAATCCTCTCTGCCCTTGCTTCCTTGTGCCCTTCCTCTCTTAAGCCCTTTCTTCTTTACTTCCACCTCTGTTTTCTTCCATTAGatcctctcttttcttttttctgccccgtgtccttccttccttgtggccttactttctctttctctccttgTGCCTTTCCTACATTTCTTGTCAGTAGCCCCCTTCCTtcgttccttccttccttgtattctttctttctttctttgtgttttcattttattaagcTTTTTAGAACTTTGGACTGCTTTGGGCCTTAACTCATCTTACCACATATGTTGGtgaatttaaaaacactttttatgtaggtccaaatgtgaaaaagtgaagCACATTTTGTGgaaaatcaaatttaatatTCCCCCAAATTGCACATAGATTGAGATGAAGGGTGTAAAATGTAGAATTTGTTACTGAGTAAGGACAGAGTATGTGACTCTTTGCAATGGTGTCATTTCCTggtgtcatttgtttttctacACTTGTTGATTGCCTGACCATCTCCTGAGGCTTTCAGACTAAAAGCAGCATGTGCTGTATGCGATATCCTGTGCCTATTGGCAGCAGAAGTATATGTCATAATGCACTGGGATCaaattaaacagattttaacTATGAGCGCTGCACAAACTCCACTAAACTATATGTTGTGCTTCACACTGCTCAGCACAGAACAAAACCATTGATTTGTGAGACATTCAATGTCCAATGAATGGATTTGACAAGCACCTCTCATTTGGTTGGATGTTccagcgccatagaaagagagagttacaacactcccattgacttctgTAGAAAGAATGGAATGCAGAAGTCACGTGGGTCATGGAGCTGCTAATAGttccaaacaccagcagctccagcacTGAACGTAATTCATTCTCGTTGTTTCGGAAGGATTTTTTACGGTAAGttgatgaaaatacaaaattattttgctATTGTGAAGCTTTAGATGACTGTTCTGTATCGCAGTTTagcaataatattttatatcgCCAAGTTTAGTTAATTAAGCATGTTAACTCgcttgttgtattttaactgcAGCTAGCTCATTGTAAGCATGGCGGGTTTTAGACGGTGAAGAtgagtaattttttttattattcttttccagGTAAACCACACGAGAATGGCTTAAATGAACTGCTGAACCATGTTGCATACAAAGGTAACAATATATAAATTTTCtgtccttaaaaataataaaagttgaATCAAGATGTTtgaacaaaatgattttaagaCCTTCACTTTAAGACTGTtacttaacatttgttttatgttgttaGTTTTGCATTTGCTAGTCATGGGTGAAGTTGAAGTAGATATTAGAATCTATCTAAAGACAGAACAAGAAATTAAGAATTATTACAGGAACATATCAGCATCAATACACAGTAGAGCAGttacaaaaaatacttttaaacaatCAAAGGTAACACTGCTGTCATTGTATTCTTGTTGATTTGAAATACTGGAGCTGACTGAACAGagtcagccttctttatcagcttgttgagcttttttaagtccctggctctgatgctgcttccccagcagatgatggtagaagagatcacactctccacaacagacttatagaagatatgcagcatcttgctgcaaacaccaaaggacctaagcttcctcaagaagcaGTCtgctgtcccttcttgtagatggcttcacagttgcatctccactccagtctgttgtccaggtgaacaccgaggtatttatactcctccaccacctccacttcttctcccatgatagaaatagtttttgacttattcctgtttctcttaaaatctaaaatcatctcctttgttttaggcacgttcaaaatgagatgattgtttccacaccatgccacaaagaggtcctccaccttcctgtactcagcttcttgttcatttctgatcc is a window from the Girardinichthys multiradiatus isolate DD_20200921_A chromosome 15, DD_fGirMul_XY1, whole genome shotgun sequence genome containing:
- the rnf217 gene encoding probable E3 ubiquitin-protein ligase RNF217 — encoded protein: MGRAKSGMEDEKPIADACKMPSFMSNFEEGRKKLSRNQPTGTSITDDKVKLPVGDLNRPVIRSNSRLSLDGVDGRAWTRSGDGERDAEGNNNNNCNSGGVGAAGRRRRASAVEVLRRNFGDSKSPSHRLSTKRRMQSGGEHGAGRESGGNDCKDVHGAQCGECQKSDVVTGGEGDENEPPLSELKTSDVAGVKYLTVGEKCHLKAEDDNNTVTLGESFSAKEHVYCTVYCIANDTHRTDAKITDGHDDAVTSEGTETNLETVKVGDLGTEPELDTLGDMLDPYWDYHFKRSLVVAENGIECCWVCLEEKTIASLPCCGKAVCDECLKLYVSTQVRMGKVLIGCPILECTGTLEEGLIISQLSNEEVAKYQYFLELSQLDSSTKPCPQCSHFTSLKANGTDRSEHKYKIQCSNCQFVWCFKCHAPWHDGLKCRDYRKGDKLLRTWASVIEHGQRNAQKCPQCKIHIQRTEGCDHMTCAQCNTNFCYRCGERYRQLRFFGDHTSNLSVFGCKYRYLPDKPHLRRLIRGSVCATKVLIAPLVLLLVMVLGALAVVIGLFVFPVYYFCKRRKKQQQTRGSGRWI